In Lotus japonicus ecotype B-129 chromosome 5, LjGifu_v1.2, one genomic interval encodes:
- the LOC130721514 gene encoding U-box domain-containing protein 52-like isoform X5: MWLQKSQGDRKDGVNGIVAVAIDHDKGSQNALKWAIEHLLTKGGTVVLIHVKHKPSSFSTSASLSTPRAGIHGIAEHSLVCHDPDEHTKEIFRPYRVFCARKDIHCKDVVLEEVDVSKALIEYVTQSSIEHLVIGSSHKTGFLRRFKVADIPGNVAKGAPDFCTVYVVAKGKIQTMRSASRPAPSFTPLQTQINQASTKSTQSDPRVHLTNSVKGLERRSVDAPVKLQDGTESFRSPFNRKGRSSTDRMFPSIHIHSDTSMSNPRLSYSSDIDPNHSFESMHCGRTSMDINSSEFSSFSHDSDGLSSSNSSSMDEVEAEMRRLKLELKQTMEMYSTACKEALTAQQKAVELQRWKIEEERRLEEARLAEEAAMAIAEKEKAKSKAAIEAAEAQKRIAELEAQKRINAEMKALREAEEKRKAVDALSNRDVRYRRYAIEEIEAATNFFTESLKIGEGGYGPVYKCLLDHTPVAVKVLRPDAAQGRSQFQREVEVLSCIRHPNMVLLLGACPEYGCLVYEYMANGSLDDRLFCRGNTPPIPWQFRFKIAAEIGTGLLFLHQTKPEPLVHRDLKPANILLDRNYVAKISDVGLARLVPPSVAENVTQYRMTSTAGTFCYIDPEYQQTGMLGVKSDIYSLGVILLQILTARPPMGLTHHVDRAIEKGTFIDMLDQNLQDWPVEDALSLAKMAIRCAELRRKDRPDLGKEVLPELERLKALAENSDQHMMLGGYISPSNHSQVSLHLDGSCSPLPYSGESSRNPSSP; this comes from the exons ATGTGGTTACAAAAGAGTCAAGGGGATAGGAAGGATGGGGTAAATGGAATAGTGGCAGTGGCAATAGATCATGATAAAGGTAGTCAAAATGCACTCAAATGGGCCATTGAGCATCTCCTCACAAAAGGTGGAACTGTAGTTCTCATCCATGTCAAGCATAAGCCATCTTCTTTTTCAACATCAGCTTCTCTTTCAACCCCAA GGGCAGGGATACATGGCATTGCTGAGCATTCATTGGTTTGCCACGACCCGGATGAGCACACCAAAGAAATTTTTCGGCCGTATCGTGTCTTTTGTGCACGGAAAGAT ATACACTGCAAGGATGTTGTACTCGAAGAAGTAGATGTATCTAAAGCACTAATTGAATATGTTACCCAGTCATCAATTGAGCATTTAGTTATAGGATCTTCACACAAAACTGGATTTCTTAG AAGATTCAAGGTAGCAGATATTCCAGGAAATGTTGCAAAAGGGGCTCCAGATTTTTGTACAGTTTATGTTGTTGCTAAAGGAAAAATCCAAACAATGCGATCTGCTTCTCGTCCAGCTCCTTCCTTTACACCTCTACAAACCCAAATCAATCAAGCCTCTACTAAGTCAACCCAATCAGACCCACGTGTGCATTTGACTAATAGTGTGAAAG GACTTGAGAGGAGATCGGTTGATGCACCAGTTAAATTACAGGATGGCACAGAATCTTTCAG GTCACCATTCAATAGGAAAG GAAGGTCAAGTACAGACCGCATGTTCCCTTCCATTCATATCCACTCAGATACAAGCATGTCCAATCCTCGCTTATCATATAGCTCTGACATAGATCCAAATCATAGCTTTGAGTCAATGCATTGTGGAAGGACATCTATGGATATCAACTCTTCTGAATTCTCATCCTTCTCCCACGATAGTGATGGGTTATCATCTTCTAATTCATCGTCCATG GATGAAGTGGAAGCCGAAATGAGGAGACTCAAGTTGGAACTCAAACAAACAATGGAAATGTATAGCACTGCCTGTAAAGAAGCACTAACTGCCCAACAAAAg GCTGTAGAACTGCAACGCTGGAAGATAGAGGAAGAGAGGAGGTTGGAGGAGGCAAGGCTAGCTGAAGAAGCTGCAATGGCAATTGCAGAAAAAGAGAAAGCTAAGTCTAAAGCAGCCATTGAGGCAGCCGAAGCACAAAAACGGATTGCAGAACTAGAAGCGCAAAAAAGAATTAATGCTGAAATGAAAGCACTTAGAGAAGCAGAGGAGAAACGAAAAGCAGTTGATGCTTTGTCAAATAGAGATGTCAGGTACAGAAGATATGCAATTGAGGAGATTGAAGCTGCGACTAATTTTTTTACAGAGTCTCTAAAGATTGGAGAAGGGGGTTATGGTCCAGTTTACAAGTGCCTTCTTGATCATACCCCTGTCGCGGTGAAGGTTCTACGTCCCGATGCAGCACAAGGAAGGTCGCAATTTCAACGAGAG GTTGAGGTATTAAGTTGCATTCGACACCCAAACATGGTTCTCCTCCTAGGAGCTTGCCCAGAGTACGGATGCCTTGTCTATGAGTACATGGCAAATGGAAGCTTAGATGATCGCCTCTTTTGTAGAGGAAACACTCCCCCAATTCCTTGGCAGTTTAGGTTCAAAATTGCAGCTGAAATCGGCACTGGCTTGCTATTCCTGCACCAGACAAAACCAGAGCCTCTAGTTCATAGAGACCTTAAACCAGCCAACATTTTGCTTGATCGCAACTATGTGGCCAAGATTAGTGATGTAGGTTTGGCTAGGCTAGTGCCACCGTCTGTGGCAGAAAATGTGACACAATATCGCATGACATCAACTGCCGGAACATTCTGCTACATAGATCCTGAGTACCAGCAGACAGGAATGCTCGGGGTAAAATCTGACATATACTCTCTTGGGGTAATTTTATTGCAAATATTGACAGCAAGACCTCCAATGGGTTTGACACATCATGTTGATAGAGCCATTGAGAAAGGAACATTTATTGACATGTTGGATCAAAATTTGCAAGATTGGCCAGTAGAGGATGCCTTGAGCCTTGCAAAGATGGCAATCAGATGTGCCGAGTTAAGGCGTAAAGACAGGCCAGATCTTGGTAAGGAAGTTCTACCAGAACTAGAAAGGCTAAAAGCACTTGCTGAAAATAGTGATCAACATATGATGCTGGGTGGCTACATTAGCCCATCCAATCATAGCCAAGTTTCTCTTCATTTG GATGGATCTTGTTCCCCTCTTCCTTATTCTGGGGAAAGCTCAAGAAATCCTTCAAGCCCTTGA